The proteins below come from a single Rhinoraja longicauda isolate Sanriku21f chromosome 5, sRhiLon1.1, whole genome shotgun sequence genomic window:
- the olig3 gene encoding oligodendrocyte transcription factor 3, which yields MNSDSSSLSSRASSPDVDDIYLRNHLQHQDSRMNSVSSTQSDLLQQLANEHNITALSNVDDKEGGKFKVKKHLTEHDLQNLRLKINGRERKRMHDLNLAMDGLREVMPYAHGPSVRKLSKIATLLLARNYILMLSNSLEEMKRLVGEIYGGHHSAFHCGTVGHSAGHPGLSTSAHQIHPILGSALTSSPSSISASLPGISAVRPPHSLLKTSQAPPVPLGNTFQHWAGLPCPCTICQVPPPPHISALSTASMARLSTDGKDLMK from the coding sequence ATGAATTCAGACTCAAGCTCTCTGTCTAGCAGAGCTTCTTCGCCAGACGTGGACGATATTTATCTGAGAAACCATCTCCAGCACCAGGACTCCAGGATGAACTCGGTTTCTTCCACGCAGAGCGATCTGCTGCAGCAGCTCGCCAACGAACACAACATCACAGCCCTCAGCAATGTCGATGATAAGGAGGGGGGCAAGTTCAAAGTGAAAAAGCACCTCACGGAACATGACCTGCAGAACCTCCGGCTGAAGATCAACGGGAGAGAGCGCAAGAGGATGCACGATTTGAACCTCGCGATGGACGGTCTCCGGGAGGTCATGCCTTACGCCCACGGACCGTCAGTGAGGAAACTTTCCAAAATTGCTACTTTGCTGTTGGCCAGAAATTACATCCTGATGCTGTCGAACTCTCTGGAAGAGATGAAAAGGCTAGTGGGGGAGATTTATGGCGGGCACCATTCTGCTTTCCACTGCGGGACTGTTGGACATTCTGCTGGGCACCCGGGACTCTCCACATCTGCCCACCAGATCCATCCCATATTGGGCAGCGCCTtgacctcttccccttcctccatCTCAGCTTCGCTGCCGGGTATCAGCGCGGTGAGGCCCCCTCATTCGCTGTTGAAAACGTCTCAGGCGCCTCCTGTACCGTTAGGTAACACCTTCCAACACTGGGCAGGTTTGCCGTGTCCTTGTACCATCTGCCAGGTGCCACCACCACCGCACATCTCAGCCTTAAGCACAGCGAGCATGGCAAGGCTCTCCACAGATGGGAAAGACTTAATGAAGTAA